In Panicum virgatum strain AP13 chromosome 5K, P.virgatum_v5, whole genome shotgun sequence, the genomic window tggaatcttgctaatttgaaatactaaatgcagtctatttacaaattttttatgcatagatgggttgtaaatagcaagacgaatctaatgatgctaattaatctatgattaatccataattagcggatggttactgtagtatcactgttgcaaatcacaaattaaataggctcattagattcgtctcgcgatttacagctcatccatgcaaaaagttttgtaaatagacttcatttaatactctatgcatgtatctcaatattcgatgtgatgtttttttttgcgtttacggggtttacgggTAAAAATCTAAACAGGCCAGAATCTCTGTCCCATTCATGCTGCACGGCTGAGGCCGACGCATTCGTCATCATTCCCCGTCGTGTGTCGGGCTTCCTCCGCGTCGGTGTCGGGGTTAAGAATGGCAACGGGTCGGATTCGGATCGGGTGGGGTCTCcgtgcacccaaaaccgaaatcCGAAATCCAAACCCGAACTCAAACCCGAAACCGATTCGggtggaaatccatcaccaaaaccaaatccgcggatacccgaaacccgaatggatacccgaaacccgcggataaatatacacatattcacatgtataaacaagaggcaacaaataataaatattttcatgactcaactttcaataaatttaatagtctaagtaaacaaattatcattaacatattataaaacatgagttttaattccaaataatttattttggatatccacgggtggaaaccaaaacccgaaaccgaacctGAAACCAAACCCGAACCTGAAAACCGTGGGCGAAAAACCaacaccaaacccgaaacccgaaaaaccgaaacccgcggatacccgcaccgaacccgatccgctgccatctctagtcggggcggtttttttatttttatattttatatttttgtttttcacaaaaatatattttcgatttggaaatttacaggaatataacCCGGCTGCCCCGCTGCCGggggccgggacctggccgcccgacAACCGGGCGGCAGAgatatttctaaaaaaaattcgcgCAGATCCttggggggccggtcgcccggcagcggggcggccggccggcccaacggCCTTTCCTTTCCCCGCACCACTGCCGCTCGGGCCCGTTCGTCAGcgcccgcgacgccgtcttcttcctccccgcgccgcgcgtccactgcccccgcgccgcccgctgctTTACCGCGCCGCTCGCGTACGGCCGCCAGCACGACGCTGCTCCTCCGAGCCGCATCAATCAGCAGCACAGCGCGGCCCGACCTCCCCCGTCCCTGTGCGTCACCTCGAATCTTCCCCATCCCCTGTGCAGTGGTGGAATCCGCCAGCGCCGCGTCGTCTtcctcccgcgccgcccggGACAAGGACGTGCGCTTGACGAGCGCATTCAAGGCCGGGAGAGCTCCAGCGCGTGCACGCGGTGCACGCCGTCCGTCCTCGCGCCACTGCTCCCTCGCTCTTTCTCTCTCTGTCGGTGTGAGCCGCGTTAACACTCGTTTCACGCTCTCACCTCTGCCTCATCCCGTGAAGCACACCTCTTCCATGGCAGCTCCACTGCTCCTCTCTCTTCTCCACAGCAAGCCAGCGGCGGCAGGCAGCCAtctcccctcctcctctgtgCTCTCTCCCGTGGCAAGCAGCAGCCCAACGCCACCCTCTCCCTCTGTTCCTTTCCCACGCCAAGCAACTGCAATCTCACCTCCCTCTCTGTTTCTTCTTCCCCACTGAGCCACCCACGacaagtagcagcagcagcccctCATCCCCTCTTCTCCTCCACCACACCACCGAGCAAGCACGAGCTGCAATCCCAGCACCAGTAGCTCTCTCCAATCGATTCCCCTCCTCTGATTTCTCTAATCCGAGCAAACAAGGAGCTAGCCCCAGCGCCTTCTTTTTCCACAGCAAGCAAACAGCACCCAGCAgcgccttctccctcctctttgtttttcttctcCACGCAAGAAGCAAGTAGAGCAACCGGCCGCCACTGCTCCCTTAAACGAGTTCCGCCCACTCTAGCACTGCTCCCTTGTCCAatcagcaagcaagcaagctgcAGCCAATGGGAGGAGGGCAGCACTACACCGCCGACCGCGAGCCGAAGGAGCTGCCGTGCCGGAAGCAGCGACACCGCTGCATCGACGACCACGCCAAGCCAGAGCAGCGTGAGGAGGACAGGACGTGGAGGAGCCACTGGGGGAGCCGCGCCGCACCAAGCTGCCACAGCCATGTCGACACCGACGGCCACGACGAGCTGAGCCGCGAGCCTTCGGGGCTGATTGGTTGGGTGAATTCAGCCTGTCCAGGCCCGCCGGATGCAAGATGCTCGTGATTGGATGTCTGGATCAGCCTTTGGGCCAAGCCAGCAAGATGCAACTAGCGCTCCCCAGCCAGGCTCGCGGGATGCGGGCAAATCGAGCGTTTCCCGGTGGCCTGGCTCGCAGGGGCGCAGGAGGGTACGAGCGTAGTTAAAATGTGTCTGTTGTAGCTAGAAATGCATGCAACCAATCACCTGCCCCCAACAGCCTAGCTGGAACGTCCTGTCAACCAAACATACTCGTCTTGCACGCGCTGAACCTGGCCACTCGTGGCCAGGTTCAGCTGATACGAGCCAGGCTCGATTGGGAAGGGAACCAATCAGCCCCTTCGTCACGCCGGTCACGTTTACTCCTTCGCCCCTAGGCCGCTCctctgccgggcggcctggagggctggccgccccgctgccgggcggccggtcctGCAGAGACCTCGGTGTAATTTTTTATCGacttttttcaaataaacccctgtaggtcccggcagcggggcggctggggtatattcatgtaaatttcGAGCACgaacatatatttttgtaaaaaacgaaaaaaaataaaaaaaataaaaaaaccgccggTGTCGGGACGGACAGGCCCATGTGGCCCGTTTCACAGACGCTGataagcccagcccagcccggcACCGCAACTCTCTCGCGGTAGGTGGGGGGACGGGGggggcgtgggggcggcggcgcggacgcgtCGCCGTCACGTCGCTCGCGTGGTGCGACTGCGGGGAGTGGGTTGTGCCGGCCGCGCGACGCCCGCACCGTTCGTGCCGTGCTGACCACACGACAGCACCACCCTTCGTTCCCCTCTCCTCCCGTGATCCCGGTCCGCATTCGCCTCCCTCAGCAGGTCGGACTTCTGGCTCTCCAAGAACTCGGCGAGGTATCTGCTCTCCACAcgccccctccccttctcctcgATCTCCCCTCGCCTTCCTAGCTCCTCTCGTCGCTGTGAATTCGACCTGTTCCCTACCGATTCTCCGCGATGGAGATGGTCTTCGTGGCGGGTGGTTTCCTTGATTGGTGATCCGTGGGGACACagtaggctcgagttgatatGATGTGGGAGCAATTGGGTCGGGGCGACTGTCGTAATTGTGTTGAGCACTTACGGGGTGCGATCGTCTCGGTTTCGCACGGGCAGATCTGGTTGATTGTTCGTGCCAATTCGTTGGGGGAATTGCTGGTTCGCGAGATGTAGGATCTGGTTCCCTCCgggttgggacttgggagcaTGTGGGGTGATGTTAGCTATGCGATTGCTTATTTGCCCAATCGATGTTGGACAAGGGCATGCCTTGTTCCCCTCGCACGACGCTAAAGGTAGCCTGTTGTGCGAGGTTGTCATATTCAGCCTGGGGATTCTAGGCTTCGAGCTCCTGATTTGTCAGGATAACCGTGCTGACCCAGGGGGAAATGGTCATAAAAGACTTCTCTTGCTGCAAAATTGATGAGGGTCGGTCAACAGATTGGAGGTAAACTAGATGGGATAGGTGAAGACTGAAGAGTGCATTATTACCCAGGCAGAAGTATCACAACGATACAGCAAATATATCAGTGCAAAATCTGTATCGCTCTCCTTTGCAGGAGAGCATGTATTTTGCGTGGTCTCAACTCTCAAGTAAACTTGTAGCGATGTCGTAGGAGCGACCATCTTACGTGTCAAACTAAAATAGCTAATCAAGCTATGGTTACTCATTGGCGCTGATCGTGCCTAGAGTGTACATCAAATCTCATATTACATGGTAACTCTAGGGCCTTTACAAACTGTTACTCCAGGACCATAGTCTTATTAGTTCTGTTAATGGCAGCCTGTATTCACTTCACAGTAACAAACAACTCTAGGGCTCTTGATGTTGCTGCTGCATTTGTCAGCAGATAATAGTAGCATACACGGAATTGCATTGCTACGTTCAAGTCATACCACAATAACATGTCTACAGAATAGCATTGCTATGTTTAAATAGGATATCTATCTATCTTAACAGTTTGCTGTATATGCATAAAAAGGCTTATGTGCTGTCTGTCCATCTCTAGCCAGTAACCTTTAAATCCAGTTATATAAGGAGTAAAAAGTTATTGATGCCGTATTTAGTACACCTAAGCATGACTACTTGCATTCATCTAGCATGCATCTGAACGAGTGTTTCTAGGACATTGCTCGCTGTGTATGGCCAGTACTGCACATGTGGTTATATTTGATATGTCTCGTGTTATCGAAAAAAATATAATACTAACTATAAGAGACTACAGAATCACACTTAATAATAAAACAAGGGCCTATGCATTTCCTTTTCTGATGTCTATAGAGTAAAACTACTGTGCACTTCTTGCATTTAACATGCCTACATGTTTCATTTGTATGTGTGTCAGGAAGTTGTCTGAGTTCTTTCAGTTATCAGGTGGCAAAATGTTTGTTTAATCATGCATGTTATTTCCCCGGCGCTCACCTCTCAATTATGATTCTGTTAACGTTCAACTACTCTTAGTATCAATGATGTGTATATTAGTTTTGATGTTCGTCATACTAGTGTCGCTAATGCTCATCTGATTTTTGCGCTTGTCAGGATGGAAATGTTTTTCGGCAGCTTTCTCAATGAATCAGCATCATCACAGAACCTTTTTGGCCACCCAGATGTTGAGAGATGCCCATTCCTTAGGAACATCAATGGAGCTACAACCTTTTCATTTACGTCTGCTTTGCCAGTAGCTGTAAGATCTGCTTCCTATGACCTTTTGTACTAGCAGTGATTAATGTCATGGGTTTGTCAGTTCCTTGACAATATATGGTACTGTGCAGGCCCGAGGAAGCAAGGGTCCAATTTTTGAGGATGGACCAGGCTTTGAGTCAGCATTCAAGCTTTTCCATGGCCGAGACGGAATAGTTCCCCTTTCAGAAAGATCGTATGTATCTGATGAAAACCACAATGAGAGCATTAATGTGAAGACTGAACCTGTTCTGCCATTTAATCCATTGGCTGCTAGAGCAGCCACAATAAGTCTATCAGCATTTGGACCATTTGGTTTTGGCTTTTTCAACGGCAAGGGCAAAAGGCAGAACAAGAAACCCAACAATCTAGATCAGTCCCACAAGAAGCCCAAGACCCCAGATCAGTCTTCCATGAAAGTTGGTTCTGACgcttcttttttatattatacATCGCATTTCATTTGCATCAGATGATACATTACACTTTTTTATTCTTTCCATCCTAATATCAACCTGAGGCACAATATGTAATATCACTTATTCAATATTTCGTCCAAAGTCAGAACATTTCCTGACCATTCATTACATAGCTATTTCCTAATCAACCCAAGGCTCAAATATGCAATTTCACTTGCCCTACATTTCATCCATAGTTAGAATTTTTCCTAGCTATTCATTACATGGCTATATCCAAGGGCTAGTGTTGTTGATCAGAAACCAGAGCTGTCTCATTCTGCTTGCTTTAATGTATCTAACCAGCATCTCTTTCATTTGTTTTTTCTAGCAAAAGGGAGTCAACCCACCATCGCACGAGGCATTCAGCGATGAATGGTTGGAAAATGGCCAGTGCCCACTTGCGCGGTCTTACCGGGCAATGAGTGGTGTTTTGCCCCTTGTTGCCAAGGCTTTACAGCCACCAGCTGGTATGAAGCTGAAGTGTCCACCTGCTGTGGTTGCTGTCCGAGCCGCCCTTGCACGAACTGCGCTTGTGAAATCCCTGCGACCGCAGCCCCTACCCTCGAAGATGGTAGCCATTGCACTTCTGGGAATGGCGGCAAACATCCCTCTTGGGGTGTGGCGGGAGCACACCAAGAAGTTCTCTCCTCAGTGGTTTGCAGCTGTCCATGCTGCTGTTCCATTCATTGCAATGCTGAGGAAGTCTGTTGTGATGCCCAGGACTGCAATGGCATTCACCATAGCGGCCTCCATTATTGGCCAGACTATCGGGTCAAGGGCTGAGCGCATCCGGCTGAGGAATCTGGCCGCAAAGGGTGCTGTTGATTCTACATCTGCTGCCATGTATCCAAACAAGAACGGGAATTGCAGCGACACTGAGGGCAAGGCATGGGATCCCCTCGCGACAAAGATGGCAGGCCCAGCTGCTAGGGGTGCAACTGCGCCAACCCCTAGCATGTGCTTCTGATTGTGTTGCGCATGTAATTCACGCAAATCCCTGCAGAGATTATGTCTGAACTGCTTTATCTTATAGTGTCATGTAATTGCCTTGCTTGTCACGAGACAAGTGGAATAAATGGTGCCACAGTTTGCTGTGTTGTTATGGTCTgggctcatgcatgcatctataATTTGATGCTGCTATATTACTATTTAAAAATTATTGTGTATGATCAAAGAAAAGTTCTGGGAGTTCTCGGAGCTTTGTGCCATCCTGCTTGTCTGCTGTCTGGGTGCCGTTCCAAGTCATCAGCTGTCATTTGATCAGTTGAAATGTTGGAATTTTGAAATGTGGCGTTTCGGCTGCTGAATCAGCCCTGAAATGATAAGCTTCAACATGTGTGGGAACTGGGAAGTAAATGTAATTACCTTTCCATTTGCCTGCTGGAACTGGTTCACGTCAAACTTGAGATACCATTAGCAACATGCAAAGAATGGTACACTCACAGTCCAGCACTGCAATTCTGCCGACCTTCTGAATTTGCTATCTGTAATCTGGGACTTCCTCAAGTGATCAGGTACTCAGGTCTAGTGGTGCCGGAGTGCTGGAGCTGGACCGGACGGCTCGGAGCAGAGCCGGTGCCGGCGTGGAAGGCTCACGCAGTCACGTTCTTCCGGTCAAAATCAATGAATTTCCAGCAGTTTTTGTTCTTCCCGTGCACCGGCTTGACTGTAAGTGGATGGATCCGACCCTCTTTCGTCCCGAGTCCTGCACATTCCTGGCCGGCTTGGCTGCTCCTCCACCAGATGGCAATTGGCAACTCGCAACATGGTTACCTTTCTGTTTCAGACTTTGAGTCATTTGTTGTCCAGGAGACTTGGATTGGATGATGCGATGTCGCCAAAGCGCATTCGGctagcaccagcaccagcaccagttCCATGTCCGTCCCAAAGGGGCCCGGCACGCGAACTGGCTTGTGGGCCTCCACATAGATGGCCCCCCGCCGTTAACGCGTCTTCTCGAGGCCTACTAGTCCGTTGTTCCATCTGAACGATCCGGATTCCTCGCTCGGAAAGATTCTGAATGATCTGAAACTGGATGGTCAACATGTGTAATCCTCTCAAAAAAAGTCGGCGTTGTTCAAAGAAAGCATGAAGCCATGGCCAATAGAAAATGACGAGAGATCCACATCCACGTTCTTCCCCTGCTACCAGCAGTGCGTTTGAATCCCTAACCGGGTTTTTCCATTTCTCCCGTGCAGAACGTTGGCCCCGTCGGCAATCACACACTGGGCTGTTGGCCGCGGTCAAAACCAGCACATGCATGATCGAGAGCCGTTAAACCCGTGGCCCGCATGTGCAGAAACCCGGCGAAATTTCTACTCCTGGTGCTTTGTTTCCACTGCGCCATCATGCAGTACCTTCTGTGACTCTGTGTGCCTTTTGGAACACGTAACAGATGTAAAAAGAATCCTTGAAAATGTTGCAGGGTCAAATCCGCGCGCATGTCAAAGTGTTAGGCTTTTGCTTTCGTTCTGAATTATCCCCCCCCTCTACTTGCACCACCTGCTGCTTCTCGATGTGACGGTATGCTTGATCTAGTTAGCCATCGCCCCCTCTCCTGTCGCCACGGCAGCGGTGCAGAGAGGGAAAGCCAACTACTCCATCAGCTACACTTGCCAGGCGTGTACCATGACACGGTCACTACCGGTACCGCCAGGCCGGCCAATCGTCTGCGTCAGGCGCGTCTGGATGTAGATAGCCTTCGCCTCGGCGCGGCGACGTGGACATCCACATCAAAGCTactggatggatggatgaaggCCCGAGCTGACTTGTCCCAGTGGCTAGCTACCTACTCcctctgattttttttaaatgacgTTAGGACATCAAACTTTAGCTTAGACCGTGTTTAggtgttttgcaaaaaaaaattacgatagaat contains:
- the LOC120708597 gene encoding uncharacterized protein LOC120708597 is translated as MEMFFGSFLNESASSQNLFGHPDVERCPFLRNINGATTFSFTSALPVAARGSKGPIFEDGPGFESAFKLFHGRDGIVPLSERSYVSDENHNESINVKTEPVLPFNPLAARAATISLSAFGPFGFGFFNGKGKRQNKKPNNLDQSHKKPKTPDQSSMKQKGVNPPSHEAFSDEWLENGQCPLARSYRAMSGVLPLVAKALQPPAGMKLKCPPAVVAVRAALARTALVKSLRPQPLPSKMVAIALLGMAANIPLGVWREHTKKFSPQWFAAVHAAVPFIAMLRKSVVMPRTAMAFTIAASIIGQTIGSRAERIRLRNLAAKGAVDSTSAAMYPNKNGNCSDTEGKAWDPLATKMAGPAARGATAPTPSMCF